A single Plasmodium knowlesi strain H genome assembly, chromosome: 13 DNA region contains:
- a CDS encoding early transcribed membrane protein — MRISCIFLLLNFLFIINLLAPCMCSENVVKKKVLNAFNTVSEKLNGSDKTKKNVALAGAATTAIALISTLIGGAYLLKPKRKNEFDDPGTVAFVVNLLLDTADGAVVQSQKGYIMGKDITKTFASEKELREYIEKNIKDSDSDTGSSQKKDLLNSIMHINVNIKHPAGDSQT, encoded by the coding sequence ATGAGAATTTcgtgcatatttttactcCTAAACTTTCTCTTCATAATTAACTTGTTGGCACCATGTATGTGCTCAGAGAATGttgtaaagaagaaagtcTTAAATGCGTTCAACACAGTCAGCGAAAAATTGAATGGCTCTGATAAAACAAAGAAGAACGTAGCACTGGCAGGGGCTGCAACCACAGCAATTGCCCTCATATCAACGTTAATTGGAGGTGCATACTTGCTTAAACCCAAACGTAAAAACGAATTCGATGATCCCGGAACGGTTGCATTCGTTGTCAACCTTTTACTTGATACCGCAGATGGTGCAGTTGTTCAATCACAGAAGGGATACATCATGGGAAAAGACATTACTAAAACATTTGCAAGTGAGAAGGAATTACGAGAATATATAGAGAAGAACATAAAGGACAGTGATTCGGACACGGGAAGTTCCCAGAAGAAGGACCTCCTGAACTCAATTATGCACATCAACGTGAATATTAAGCATCCGGCTGGTGACAGTCAAACATAA